The window TTTGCCGCGGCCGTGGGCCGCGCCGCCGGCGAGGCTTAACGGGCTCTGAAATGAGAAAAGAGACTTCTCCGCTCATTCGCAGAAGTCTCTTTCTCTCTCTGTTCCGCGTGTCAGGCCGCCGGAATCAGTTGTTGGTCAACAACGCGAGCGCCCCCCGGATCTGAAGCTTGACGCCGGTCCTTATGCAGCGTTCATCCGCCTCAAACCTCGCGCTGTGCAGGGGAAAGTTTGTCTCTCTATCCGAAAAGCCGCAGCCCAGCTCGTAAAAGCAGGAGGGGCGTGCCGCGGCGAAGTATGCGAAATCTTCCGTGCCCATGGTCGGCTCCGTTTTAATAATGACATTTTCCGCGCCGATTGCCGCGCGCGCCGCCGCGGCTACGGTCTTCGTCACCGTATCGTCGTTTATCAGCGCGCCGTAGCTGGGGCGCAGGATCAGCTCCGCCCGTCCGCCGAAGAGGCCTGCGACGCCATCCGCGGTCTCTTTCAGACGGCGGCGCAGCAGGAGACGCGTCTCCTCGCTGAGCGAACGCATGATGCCCGTCATCTCGACACGGCCGGCGATGATGTTGCCCTTTGTGCCGCCCTCTATCTTTCCCACCGTCACCACCGCGGAGTCCAGCGGCGAAATGCCGCGGCTGGCGATGTTCTGAATCGCCGTGATGAACTGCCCGGCCATCGCCACCGCGTCGCAGCCCTCCTCGGGGTGCGCGCCGTGGCAGCCGCGTCCGTGGAGGATGAGCGTGAATTCGTCGGAGGCGGCGTGCATCTTGCCGAATTTGAAGGCCGCCCTGCCGGCGGCGATGGCGGGGTTGACGTGAAGGCCGAGCACATGGCTGACGTGGGGCGCGTCGAGGCAGCCAGCCGCGATCATGCGCTCCGCCCCTCCCGTACCCTCCTCGGCGGGCTGGAAGAATATCTTTACCATACCCGTCAGCTCCGGCTCCATCTCTTTGAGCAGGATCGCCGCGCCGAGCGCGGCGGCGGTATGGATGTCATGTCCGCAGGCGTGCATCACGCCACTCTTTTTGGAGGCGAAGGGCAGCCCCGTCTCCTCCGTGAGCGGCAGCGCATCGGTGTCGGCGCGCAGCGCGACCGTCTTGCCATTACCGGCCGAACCGACTGACGCCGCGGCCGCCGTGCCGTCCAGCATCAGCTTATATTCGATACCGTTCCGTCCGAGCATCTCCGCGAGGCGCGCGCAGGTGGGCTGTTCCTCTCCCGAAAGGTCGGGATATTCGTGCAGTTCGCGCCGGAAGGCCGTCAGCATCGGCAGCATCTCGTCAATTCTTTTATCGATATCCATAGGCTGTACCTCCCTCAGAATTTCATTATCACCGCGGCGGCGACGAAGAGCATCATCACGAGCCACATGATACCGAAGAGTTTGAGGAAAAACTTCCACCACTTAGCGAGCGAGATGCCCGCGATACCGCACCCGGTGGCGATGCCGCAGGTCGGCCAGAGCAGGTTGGAGAAGCCGTCTCCGAGCTGGAAGGCGAGCACCGTCACCTCGCGTGAAAGACCTGCGACGTCGCCCAGCGGCGCCATTATCGGGATGATCGTCGCCGCCTGGCCGCTGCCGGAGGGGATGGCAAAGTTGATGAAGGTCTGGATGAAGAGCATGCCCTCCGCTGCAATGATCGGCGGCGTCCCCTCGATCATATTCGCCATGAAATTGATTATCGTGTCTATTATTTGCCCCTCGCGCATGACGACGAGAATCGCGCGCGCCACGCCGACGATCAGCGCGCCGAAGACGATGGCGCGGGCTCCCGCGAGCAGCTCTTCCGCTATCTTGTCCGCGCTCCAGCCGAAGATGACGGCGACCGCGATCCCCATCAGGAGGAAGACCGCCGTCAGCTGGGTGTTGCCCCAGCCCCTGTAGAGGCAGCCGTAAAAGATGAGGGCGAGGCTGGCGAAGATCACCGCGAGCGAGGCGGACTCACGTCTTCCCATCGTCAATTTTTTGAGCTCGCCGCTGTCGTAGGAGAAGAGCGCCTCGCCGCGCGGGACGAGCGAAAGCGAAGGGTCTCTCTTTATCTGTCTGCCGTAGCGGAATATCCACCAGAGGGCGATCGCCGAAAAGACGACAAATATCGCGGCGCGCACGCCGAAGCCCGAATAGAGGGGGATACCGGCGATCGACTGCGCCACTACGATGGTATAGGGGTTTGTCAGCGCGGCGGCGAAACCAACTCCGATGCCGAGCATCACCACCGCGAAGCCGAACATCGCGTCATATCCCATCGCCACTCCCACGCCGACCATGATCGGTATCATGCCGTTAAAGTCGTTCCACATGCCGAAGAGGCTGGCTCCGAGCGCGAAAAAGAGATAAAAGATGACGACGACGATACTTTCACGCCCTTCGAGACGCCGCAGCAAAGTTCCCAGCATCTTTTCAAAAGAACCCGTCTTTATGACGACGGCGAAGGCGGCGTTGACGATGAATATGAGCGCCACAAGGTCCGCCACCTCGATTATCCCGCGCTGGAAGGAGCTGAAAAAGCCGATGACGCCGACGGGGCTCGAATCGGTGAGATAGCGGAAAGAGCCTGGGACGACGATCTTTCTCATCGTGCCGTTCACGTCGACGGATTGGTACTGGAACTCCCCCGCCGGAATGATCCAGGTCAGCAGGCAGGCCGCCGCGACGATATAAAAAAGCAGTACATAGGTGTGCGGCATCTTGAATTTTGCGGTTGATAGTCTCATCTCTTGATTCATAACTCCTTTTTACGCCTCCCCTGCCGGTCTACGCGCGGCGCAGCCTCCGGCCGGACAAATCTCAAAAAACAAAAAATCCAGCGCAAATTAAACACCTTCCGGCGTTAATTTGGCTGGATCTCGCAGATTATATCCCCGTGCTGAGCGCGCAGGTCAACTGGCAAGGCAGTCTTATTCGGTTTTATCTGCGGGAAGCCCCTTTACGCGAGCCTCCCGTGTGCATGATTATATATTATTTCCCATCCTCGTCAACCGCCATTTTTATCTCATCCCGGGCCGCGGGCCTATGGGTGCTAAGCCAGCTGCGGTATTTTTTCACCGCCTCCATATAGGCCATCTGAATAGCCTTCTGCGAAGAGGCGAGATAGGAGCCGCGTATGAGCTCCAAAAGCTCCCTGTCGACCTCCGCGAGAGAGCGTCCGATAAAGAGCTCCTTGATAAAATTGCTGGTCGCCGGCAGCATAACCGTCACGTCGAGGTCGACGATCTTTCCGCTGGCTGCCTCGACGATAAATACGATAAAAAAGTGTGAAAAGCGCGCGGTGATGGGATTTTTCTGCTGCGTCCGCGCGTTTCCTATTATGCAGAGCTTTTCGATCAAGACAAACCTCCCCTTTCATGCGCGGCGGTCTCATACTTGGCGCATAAGCGGTCTTATTATATATGGATAACGGGGAAATGAAATCCCGTAAAATCCCCGCGCCGTGTGTTTGAAGAGCGGTCCCGGGCTATAATTGGTTTGTCGATTTAGATATCCTTGCTTGGGGAGGGTTTAAGCTGAGGAGAAAAATTTACCGTTTTATTGCCTTCGCCGCATTGGCTGCCGCTGTTTTGCTCTGCGCGCCGGCCGCTTGGGCCGCCGCCGCGCCTGGGGAACGTGGAATTTCCGCGGACGCCGGTTTTGAAGCGCCGGAAGAGTCGCCCGAATACGGGCGGGCTAAGGAGCTTTTGCAGATAGCCGTCATGCACGGGCGTGACGACCGGGAGAAGATAAAGGAGGCGCTGTTCTGGCTGGAGAGTGGGACGGCGAAAAACTGTCCCCACGCGATGGCGCTGTTGGGCAGCTACTATCTTGACGGCGGTTTTACCGAAAGGTCGCGGCGCGAAGCGGAGCGTGACCCTGAAAAGGGGATGGCGCTTCTCAGAAGGGCCGCCGCGATGGATACGCCCGCGGCTCATATCGTGCTTGGCCGAATATATTTCAACGGCGGCTGCGGTGTGGCGCGTGACGCGGAGGCGGGGCTCGCCCATTTTGACCGGGCCATTGCCGCCGGCAGCCGCAGGGCGGCCTGCATCATCGCGCAGTCCTACGAGAGGGGCTATTGGCTCGGTCAGGATTATCGCCGCGCGCGGGAATATTATGAAAAGGCGCGCGCTCTCGGCGAGGAGGGGCTCGACGACAGGATCTATAACCTTGAACATCTTCCTGACTACTTCTGGGGAAGCCATCTCTTCGTGAAGGCCTGCGCCAAAGAGGAGGTCCGCCCCGACGTCCGGTACGTCGGCAGGAGCCTGAGGCTCAGCGGTCTCGTCGCCTCGGTGAGGAAAGAGTCCGGCGGTGTGACTGTCATTCTCAACCTGTACGAAAATCCCGCGGTCCGCGAGGCGGAGTGCCGATTCGCCCCGCAGGAGGTGGCGCGGCTTGCCGGCTGCGAAGAGGGCGATTCCCTGGCGGT is drawn from Cloacibacillus porcorum and contains these coding sequences:
- a CDS encoding M20 metallopeptidase family protein, which encodes MDIDKRIDEMLPMLTAFRRELHEYPDLSGEEQPTCARLAEMLGRNGIEYKLMLDGTAAAASVGSAGNGKTVALRADTDALPLTEETGLPFASKKSGVMHACGHDIHTAAALGAAILLKEMEPELTGMVKIFFQPAEEGTGGAERMIAAGCLDAPHVSHVLGLHVNPAIAAGRAAFKFGKMHAASDEFTLILHGRGCHGAHPEEGCDAVAMAGQFITAIQNIASRGISPLDSAVVTVGKIEGGTKGNIIAGRVEMTGIMRSLSEETRLLLRRRLKETADGVAGLFGGRAELILRPSYGALINDDTVTKTVAAAARAAIGAENVIIKTEPTMGTEDFAYFAAARPSCFYELGCGFSDRETNFPLHSARFEADERCIRTGVKLQIRGALALLTNN
- a CDS encoding YfcC family protein, which codes for MRLSTAKFKMPHTYVLLFYIVAAACLLTWIIPAGEFQYQSVDVNGTMRKIVVPGSFRYLTDSSPVGVIGFFSSFQRGIIEVADLVALIFIVNAAFAVVIKTGSFEKMLGTLLRRLEGRESIVVVIFYLFFALGASLFGMWNDFNGMIPIMVGVGVAMGYDAMFGFAVVMLGIGVGFAAALTNPYTIVVAQSIAGIPLYSGFGVRAAIFVVFSAIALWWIFRYGRQIKRDPSLSLVPRGEALFSYDSGELKKLTMGRRESASLAVIFASLALIFYGCLYRGWGNTQLTAVFLLMGIAVAVIFGWSADKIAEELLAGARAIVFGALIVGVARAILVVMREGQIIDTIINFMANMIEGTPPIIAAEGMLFIQTFINFAIPSGSGQAATIIPIMAPLGDVAGLSREVTVLAFQLGDGFSNLLWPTCGIATGCGIAGISLAKWWKFFLKLFGIMWLVMMLFVAAAVIMKF
- a CDS encoding DUF3870 domain-containing protein; amino-acid sequence: MIEKLCIIGNARTQQKNPITARFSHFFIVFIVEAASGKIVDLDVTVMLPATSNFIKELFIGRSLAEVDRELLELIRGSYLASSQKAIQMAYMEAVKKYRSWLSTHRPAARDEIKMAVDEDGK
- a CDS encoding tetratricopeptide repeat protein → MLCAPAAWAAAAPGERGISADAGFEAPEESPEYGRAKELLQIAVMHGRDDREKIKEALFWLESGTAKNCPHAMALLGSYYLDGGFTERSRREAERDPEKGMALLRRAAAMDTPAAHIVLGRIYFNGGCGVARDAEAGLAHFDRAIAAGSRRAACIIAQSYERGYWLGQDYRRAREYYEKARALGEEGLDDRIYNLEHLPDYFWGSHLFVKACAKEEVRPDVRYVGRSLRLSGLVASVRKESGGVTVILNLYENPAVREAECRFAPQEVARLAGCEEGDSLAVQGKVIGFAGGANNADGARVLMEDCWPVRDYYR